The Candidatus Rokuibacteriota bacterium genome has a window encoding:
- a CDS encoding prepilin-type N-terminal cleavage/methylation domain-containing protein — MFSFWHKKRKALGGQRGFTLIELMIVVAIIGILAAIAIPLYANIQARARIAKAQADARTLASAVSMYSAHMGSLPAALADVNSVATNSLGQSAGPFMPSTPAAPAGWSAYAYSSTASGTFTISASGDSTTVSLP; from the coding sequence GAAACGGAAAGCCCTTGGGGGGCAGCGCGGCTTCACGCTCATCGAGCTCATGATCGTCGTCGCCATCATCGGCATTCTCGCCGCCATCGCCATCCCGCTCTACGCCAATATCCAGGCGCGGGCGCGAATCGCCAAGGCCCAGGCCGATGCCCGCACCCTCGCCTCCGCCGTGAGCATGTACTCGGCCCACATGGGCTCGCTCCCGGCCGCCCTCGCCGACGTGAACTCGGTGGCCACCAACAGCCTCGGCCAATCCGCGGGTCCGTTCATGCCGTCCACGCCGGCCGCACCGGCGGGCTGGAGCGCCTACGCCTATAGCTCCACCGCCTCGGGAACCTTCACCATCTCGGCGAGCGGCGACAGCACCACCGTCAGCTTGCCGTAA